One Festucalex cinctus isolate MCC-2025b chromosome 1, RoL_Fcin_1.0, whole genome shotgun sequence genomic region harbors:
- the LOC144006672 gene encoding uncharacterized protein LOC144006672: MQGPSESSENLVTSGQEGPEALQQSVHGQPHIQTRLFLHGQGIGNWHHEKREAINCLNPSIPPDKLGGLIEDTIQDKGIFYAELTGQGYLLTAVVKHPSVGQTKEKGEIWLRWWVEIFSEYNVVQLVSTQPEFDPVVKMLAATAQIEGKLIKPSETRAMPRLKEYQPLLDQITEIAVYRKQGNILESGSEIDSDYELTPEGITMEDTDTEYDNKESEWQAREEVRHKALTQKMSPLRLQPPLIPLPDETTKKVNVGNGIMLCQFHGNVWEIGGSALIVLTDVKLRSYNSKFGASLKSSAGIEYERERRDIRSQAPIEEVSDAREYRITSGGSSNFYMIVHCPGQKWTPELNQRVYMKNVMKLLERAINGAIDQEATRVVIDVNGIRSGRMLWTIAESVALGAFRLQIATPVTQLPDTEFVVAISQEQHNRRETEAMERWTARALQEARLQLKEEAQRQKRRLMKSPEGAGSPATEQGMSTQNVTFGPHPSSVTGSLVSVAKEMVSDDEQLGPSGLPTTPWRPSLPGEGREKLTEIKKSPGRNSMQDAVIDPGLAASSPQGVDDSYRELPPPTPVTKEVMGRKALKKTNRDAELMAPPISSSSGEEEESEDEGDTGPRAPPEDERDDLGSLESFAPPTSPNHAQQPKVIKGAIRKGTKKQQPVLSVLKASERIALDTRVGYLQTKDDRRVYVPSVGQTEYPYPAAWLDKLSEEASLTVKTNYGEIINVLMTPAYRTLINCTMLTKNFREGFVTVLYDVLLKLVKQAAYCKAQAELREQDDVINQDGAGVGPAGAQAGYATSSLPVSVTVPQQQQNTAQPVLITQAPNDLATLDDQEKNMRAFKALKAMVRDKDPKETVKEYLYATWPMIKDAPGGEIAKKMWLQLVISDPVMSHETAQGVYERWVDEDEEDEETYVTRAKEQLKKGVTLMNVWYKLKQIITPNRYVKVLRMLVADKPNQAMFIKMGPESSVLKIEGSIKQWDRLTKHYNERRKEADNRREGDQLRQSTPKAPQPVQQRDIYSQQPRRAAYAGPQHTGASSSNRTGERFVAVAAKLPEAHKQEK; this comes from the coding sequence ATGCAAGGGCCAAGCGAATCCAGTGAAAATTTAGTGACCTCGGGTCAAGAAGGGCCTGAGGCACTGCAACAGTCAGTTCATGGACAACCTCATATTCAAACACGGCTTTTTCTTCATGGGCAAGGTATAGGAAATTGGCATCATGAAAAAAGAGAAGCAATTAACTGTCTAAACCCGTCTATCCCCCCAGATAAACTCGGAGGGTTGATAGAAGATACTATTCAGgataaaggcattttttatgctgAACTCACAGGACAGGGATATTTGCTAACTGCTGTAGTTAAACATCCAAGTGTTggacagacaaaagaaaaaggtgaaATATGGCTAAGATGGTGGGTGGAAATATTCAGCGAATATAATGTTGTGCAATTGGTCAGCACCCAACCAGAATTTGATCCGGTGGTAAAAATGCTCGCCGCAACAGCCCAGATAGAAGGGAAGTTGATAAAGCCTAGTGAAACGAGAGCTATGCCCCGCTTAAAAGAGTATCAACCACTATTGGATCAAATAACCGAAATAGCAGTATATCGAAAACAGGGAAATATACTGGAAAGTGGAAGTGAAATTGATTCAGATTATGAACTCACACCTGAAGGAATTACGATGGAAGATACAGACACGGAATATGACAACAAAGAAAGTGAGTGGCAGGCTAGAGAGGAAGTGAGACATAAAGCACTAACTCAAAAAATGAGTCCTCTTCGGCTGCAGCCTCCGCTAATTCCTTTGCCGGATGAAACCACCAAAAAAGTGAATGTAGGAAATGGTATAATGCTATGTCAATTCCATGGAAATGTGTGGGAGATTGGTGGAAGCGCTCTTATTGTTCTCACTGATGTAAAACTCAGGTCGTACAATAGTAAATTTGGGGCGAGTTTAAAATCATCAGCTGGAATAGAATatgaaagagagagaagagacaTACGGAGCCAAGCTCCAATTGAGGAAGTATCTGATGCAAGGGAATACAGAATAACAAGTGGAGGAAGTTCTAACTTTTACATGATAGTTCATTGCCCAGGACAAAAATGGACTCCAGAATTGAATCAAAGAgtatatatgaaaaatgtgatgaaactttTGGAGAGAGCTATAAATGGAGCTATTGATCAGGAAGCTACACGTGTCGTGATTGATGTGAACGGAATAAGATCAGGAAGAATGTTGTGGACAATAGCCGAGTCAGTGGCCCTAGGGGCCTTTAGGCTACAGATCGCGACCCCTGTCACCCAGCTTCCAGATACAGAGTTCGTGGTGGCCATATCACAAGAACAGCATAACAGGAGGGAGACCGAGGCCATGGAGAGATGGACTGCACGAGCCTTGCAGGAGGCCAGGCTGCAACTGAAGGAGGAAGCGCAGCGTCAGAAGCGGCGCCTGATGAAATCTCCTGAAGGCGCCGGGTCACCGGCCACGGAACAAGGTATGAGCACTCAAAATGTAACCTTCGGCCCCCACCCTTCCTCTGTCACAGGTTCACTGGTGAGTGTTGCCAAGGAGATGGTGTCAGATGATGAACAACTCGGCCCCAGCGGCCTTCCCACCACGCCTTGGAGGCCCTCGCTACCTGGAGAAGGTAGGGAAAAACTAACGGAGATAAAAAAATCACCAGGTAGAAATAGCATGCAGGATGCTGTGATAGACCCGGGCTTAGCGGCCTCCTCGCCGCAGGGAGTGGATGACTCATATAGGGAGTTGCCTCCTCCGACCCCTGTTACCAAAGAGGTCATGGGTAGGAAAGCgttgaagaaaacaaacagagaCGCTGAGTTGATGGCTCCGCCGATTTCATCTTCATCCGGCGAAGAAGAAGAGAGTGAGGATGAAGGGGACACCGGCCCGAGGGCGCCACCTGAGGATGAGAGAGATGACCTCGGGTCCTTGGAGTCATTTGCCCCCCCGACCAGCCCTAACCATGCTCAGCAGCCAAAAGTAATAAAAGGAGCGATCCGCAAGGGGACCAAAAAACAGCAGCCAGTCCTAAGCGTTTTGAAGGCCTCGGAAAGGATAGCCCTGGACACCCGGGTTGGTTACCTGCAGACTAAGGATGACAGGCGTGTGTATGTGCCGTCAGTAGGTCAAACAGAGTATCCTTATCCTGCTGCTTGGTTGGACAAACTCAGCGAAGAAGCATCCCTAACTGTAAAAACGAATTATGGAGAGATAATTAATGTGTTGATGACCCCCGCATATCGTACATTAATAAATTGTACAATGTTGACTAAAAATTTCAGAGAAGGTTTTGTGACCGTGTTGTATGATGTTTTGCTTAAATTGGTGAAACAGGCGGCTTATTGCAAAGCTCAGGCAGAGTTGAGAGAACAGGATGACGTCATAAATCAAGACGGGGCCGGAGTGGGGCCTGCTGGCGCTCAAGCAGGATATGCAACTTCCTCATTGCCTGTCTCAGTCACTGTtcctcagcaacagcaaaacaCGGCACAGCCTGTGTTAATAACACAGGCCCCAAATGATTTGGCTACGTTGgatgatcaggaaaaaaacatgcgAGCATTTAAGGCCTTGAAGGCCATGGTTCGAGATAAAGACCCAAAAGAAACAGTGAAAGAGTATTTGTATGCTACTTGGCCCATGATCAAGGATGCCCCGGGAGGAGAAATAGCCAAAAAGATGTGGTTGCAATTAGTGATTTCCGACCCAGTGATGTCCCACGAAACCGCACAAGGAGTTTATGAACGATGGGTTGATGAAGACGAAGAAGATGAAGAGACTTATGTGACCCGGGCCAAGGAACAACTCAAAAAAGGGGTCACCTTGATGAATGTGTGGTACAAATTGAAGCAAATTATAACACCAAACAGGTACGTTAAAGTCCTGAGAATGCTTGTAGCAGATAAACCAAACCAAGCCATGTTTATTAAGATGGGACCGGAAAGTTCAGTTCTTAAGATTGAAGGGTCAATCAAACAATGGGACAGGCTGACGAAGCATTATAATGAAAGGAGAAAGGAGGCTGACAACCGGCGTGAGGGCGACCAGCTGCGTCAATCTACCCCGAAGGCACCCCAGCCTGTCCAGCAAAGAGACATTTATAGCCAGCAGCCTCGAAGAGCTGCGTATGCTGGCCCGCAgcacactggggcttcatcctcaaACAGAACGGGAGAGAGGTTTGTCGCAGTCGCGGCAAAGTTGCCGGAAGCGCACAAGCAGGAGAAGTAA
- the LOC144007296 gene encoding uncharacterized protein LOC144007296, translating into MFTMAKVKYEEELCGAQEDNERQRQLLDAVYKQPRVVLNRADVSEKYIFPERQEPEFPGVKQEEDLEPLQVKEEQQQQPPNIKKEEQLPPYIEEEEHFTELPVTGVHLKTEDERQYEENKGAESPSRQQMTNDDSRLALMSDGEDASHAAHTADDEQCDDDVTCHTDGKRWKCSQCGKTFGSKSHLRRHAMGHTGHKPFACTVCGRSFSRKETLTTHTRTHTGEKPFACSVCGRNFAHKGNLKIHTRTHTGEKLFACSVCGQKFAQRVHLKIHTRTHTGEKPFACSVCGKKFPYKANLKIHTRTHTGEKPFACLVCGKKISYKGYLKIHTRTHTGEKPFACSVCGKKFREKEKFKRHTRTHTGEKLFACLICGQNFSSKGYLKIHTRAHTGEKPFACSVCGKKFTANETLKRHTKTHTDEKPFSCSVCGQKFAFKGNLKIHTRTHTGEKPFACSVCGQYFAQRVHLKTHTRTHTGEKPFACLVCGQNFSSKGYLKIHTRTHTGEKPFACLVCGQNFSSKGYLKIHTRTHTGEKPFACSVCGQRFPTKGNAERHKCAGEKSG; encoded by the exons atgttcacaatggcgaaagtcaagtacgaagaggagctttgtggagcacaggaggacaacgagcgacaacgtcaactgctggacgccgtttacaagcagcctcgagttgtgttgaacagagcag atgtcagtgaaaaatatatttttcctgagcggcaggagccagagttccctggcgtgaaacaggaggaggacttggagcctctgcaagttaaagaagagcagcagcaacagcctcccaacatcaaaaaagaggagcagctgccaccatacattgaagaggaggagcacttcacagagttgcccgtgactggtgtccatttgaagactgaagatgaacgtcaatatgaagagaacaaaggggcggagtctccaagcagacaacaaatgacaaatgatgacagccggttagctcttatgtcagatggtgaagacgcgtcacacgctgctcacactgctgacgatgaacagtgtgacgatgatgtgacatgtcacactgatggcaaacggtggaaatgttctcagtgtggaaaaacctttggttCCAAGTCTCATTTGAGAAGACACGCGATGGGCCACACTGGTCATAAACCCTTTGCTtgcacagtttgtggtcgaagtttctctAGGAAGGAAACTTTAACAACGCACACGCGAACCCACAcaggagagaagccttttgcttgctcagtttgtggtcgaaattttgctcacaagggaaacttaaaaatccacacaagaacccacactggagagaagctctttgcttgctcagtttgtggtcaaaaatttgctcagagggtacacttaaaaatacacacaagaacccacactggagagaagccctttgcctgctcagtttgtggtaagaaatttccttATAAGGcaaacttaaaaatccacacgcgaacccacactggagagaagccctttgcttgcttggtttgtggtaaaaaaatttcttacaagggatacttaaaaatacacacaagaacccacactggagagaagccctttgcctgctcagtttgtggtaagaaatttcgtgaaaaggaaaaatttaaaagacacacaagaacccacactggagagaagctctTTGCTTGCTtgatttgtggtcaaaatttttcttccaagggatacttaaaaatccacacaagagcccacactggagagaagccttttgcttgctcagtttgtggtaaaaaatttactgcTAATGAAacgttaaaaagacacacaaagacccacactgatgagaaaccattttcttgctcagtttgtggtcaaaaatttgctttcaagggaaacttaaaaatacacacaagaacccacactggagagaagccttttgcttgctcagtttgtggtcaatattttgctcagagggtacacttaaaaacacacacaagaacccacactggagagaagccctttgcttgcttggtttgtggtcaaaatttttcttccaagggatacttaaaaatccacacaagaacccacactggagagaagccctttgcttgcttggtttgtggtcaaaatttttcttccaagggatacttaaaaatccacacaagaacccacactggagagaagccttttgcttgctcagtttgtggtcaaagattcccaacaaagggcaacgctgagaggcacaagtgtgctggtgagaaaagcggttga
- the LOC144007020 gene encoding uncharacterized protein LOC144007020, which translates to MFTMAKVKYEEELCGAQEDNERQRQLLDAVYKQPRVVLNRADVGEKYIFPERQEPEFPGVKQEEDLEPLQVKEEQQQQPPNIKKEEQLPPYIEEEEHFTELPVTGVHLKTEDERQYEENKGAESPSRQQMTNDDSRLALMSDGEDASHAAHTADDEQCEDDVTCHTDGKRWKSSQCGKTFGSKSQLRRHEMGHTGHKPFACTVCGRKFARKGHLKRHTRTHTGEKPFACSVCGKKFTANETLKIHTRTHTGEKPFACLVCGQNFSSKGYLKIHTRTHTGEKPFACLVCGQNFAFKGYLKIHTRTHTGEKPFACSVCGKKFCEKEKLKRHTRTHTGEKPFACLVCGQNFSSKGYLKIHTRTHTGEKPFACLVCGKKFREKETLKIHTRTHTGEKPFACSVCGKKFPEKEKLKMHTRTHTGEKPFACSVCGKKFCEKEKLKRHTRTHTGEKPFACSVCGKKFREKENLKIHTRTHTGEKPFACLVCGQNFSSKGYLKIHTRTHTGEKPFTCLVCGKKFREKETLKRHTRTHTGEKPFACSVCGKKFPEKEKLKIHTRTHTGEKPFACSVCGRSFSRKGNLTTHTRIHTGEKHFACLVCGQNFSSKGYLKIHTRAHTGEKPFACSVCGKKFTANETLKRHTKTHTDEKPFACSVCGQRFPTKGNAERHKCAGEKSG; encoded by the coding sequence atgtcggtgaaaaatatatttttcctgagcggcaggagccagagttccctggcgtgaaacaggaggaggacttggagcctctgcaagttaaagaagagcagcagcaacagcctcccaacatcaaaaaagaggagcagctgccaccatacattgaagaggaggagcacttcacagagttgcccgtgactggtgtccatttgaagactgaagatgaacgtcaatatgaagagaacaaaggggcggagtctccaagcagacaacaaatgacaaatgatgacagccggttagctcttatgtcagatggtgaagacgcgtcacacgctgctcacactgctgacgatgaacagtgtgaagatgatgtgacatgtcacactgatggcaaacggtggaaatcttctcagtgtggaaaaacctttggttCCAAGTCTCAATTGAGAAGACACGAGATGGGCCACACTGGTCATAAACCCTTTGCTtgcacagtttgtggtcgaaaatttgctcgcaagggacacttaaaaagacacacaagaacccacactggagagaagccctttgcctgctcagtttgtggtaaaaaatttactgcTAATGAAacgttaaaaatacacacaagaacccacactggagagaagccctttgcttgcttggtttgtggtcaaaatttttcttccaagggatacttaaaaatacacacaagaacccacactggagagaagccttttgcttgcttggtttgtggtcaaaattttgctttcaagggatacttaaaaatacacacaagaacccacactggagagaagccctttgcctgctcagtttgtggtaagaaattttgtgaaaaggaaaaattaaaaagacacacaagaacccacactggagagaagccctttgcttgcttggtttgtggtcaaaatttttcttccaagggatacttaaaaatacacacaagaacccacactggagagaagccttttgcttgcttggtttgtggtaagaaatttcgtgaaaaggaaacattaaaaatacacacaagaacccacactggagagaagccctttgcttgctcggtttgtggtaagaaatttcctgaaaaggaaaaattaaaaatgcacacaagaacccacactggagagaagccctttgcttgctcagtttgtggtaagaaattttgtgaaaaggaaaaattaaaaagacacacaagaacccacactggagagaagccctttgcctgctcagtttgtggtaagaaatttcgtgaaaaggaaaatttaaaaatacacacaagaacccacactggagagaagccctttgcttgcttggtttgtggtcaaaatttttcttccaagggatacttaaaaatacacacaagaacccacactggagagaagccttttacttgcttggtttgtggtaagaaatttcgtgaaaaggaaacattaaaaagacacacaagaacccacactggagagaagccctttgcttgctcggtttgtggtaagaaatttcctgaaaaggaaaaattaaaaatacacacaagaacccacactggagagaagccctttgcttgctcagtttgtggtcgaagtttctctAGGAAGGGAAATTTAACAACGCACACGCGaatccacacgggagagaagcactttgcttgcttggtttgtggtcaaaatttttcttccaagggatacttaaaaatccacacaagagcccacactggagagaagccttttgcttgctcagtttgtggtaaaaaatttactgcTAATGAAacgttaaaaagacacacaaagaccCACACTGATGAGAAACcatttgcttgctcagtttgtggtcaaagattcccaacaaagggcaacgctgagaggcacaagtgtgctggtgagaaaagcggttga